The sequence AGCTGCTAAAGAGACAATGAATCAATCTATTTTAACAAAATTATTTACTTATTCTGGTGCTATTACAGTAAAAAGAACATGGAAAAAAATGAATAAAAAAGTAGATATATCTGAAATTACTCGTATGGGTAAAGCTATTAATGATGGATGGTTAATTACTTTTCCGCAAGGAACTACACAAGCTTTTGCTCCTGGACGAAGAGGTATTGTTCACGTTATAAAAAAGTACAATCCTATTGTAGTACCTATTGTAATAAAAGGATTTAAAAAAGCTTATGATAAAGAAGGAATTAAAATTAAAAAAAAAGGAGTATTAAAAAAAATGGAATTCAAAAAACCTATTCAATTAAATTTAGAAAAAGATACGACTAATGATATTATGGAAAAAATTATGGATTCTATAGAACAATCTCCAAAATATTATAAAAAAAATTTTTTATGAAATATAAATT is a genomic window of Blattabacterium cuenoti containing:
- a CDS encoding lysophospholipid acyltransferase family protein is translated as MNFYSSFFKRKTKNNFKKKESTLFRDAFGNLHFIKRFLIFTFGCISYNRYNGFNQLQLKGTEYIKNLPDKKVLFVSNHQTYFADVFAMYHVFCSVKNGFINTIKNPIYLLNPKVNLYYVAAKETMNQSILTKLFTYSGAITVKRTWKKMNKKVDISEITRMGKAINDGWLITFPQGTTQAFAPGRRGIVHVIKKYNPIVVPIVIKGFKKAYDKEGIKIKKKGVLKKMEFKKPIQLNLEKDTTNDIMEKIMDSIEQSPKYYKKNFL